One region of Chryseobacterium muglaense genomic DNA includes:
- a CDS encoding IS1182 family transposase: MLLQQEKLPLSSYSGLYDLIVPKENLLRKINELIDFSFIYEELLSKYCLSNGRNAESPVRMFKYLLLKSIYTVSDVDVVERSQYDMSFKYFLEMTPEEEVIHPSSLTKFRKLRLKDTDLLNILIGKTVTIAIEKGIIKSKSIIVDATHTLSRSNPFSTIEVLRERSKLLRKTVYQFDEEFKTTMPSKNSDNDVSKELDYCRELEKRIENEPSLCEIPAVKEKLNLLKEMMEDTGEQLVFSKDNDAKTGHKSAESSFFGYKTHLAMSEERIITAAVVTSGEKGDGPELPKLLKISQDNGMEVDAIIGDGAYSGKENLKIADQQNIKVVAKLNPSITQGFRKDEDIFDYNKDADRFVCPAGHLAIRKARQNKKNIGKNQVDTYYFDVEKCRVCPLKEGCYKEGAKSKTYSVSIKSELHQDQMAFQESDYYKEKSKHRYKIEAKNSELKNVHGYNRAIAYGIENMQMQGAMAIFAVNLKRILKLI; encoded by the coding sequence ATGTTATTACAGCAAGAAAAACTTCCATTGAGTTCGTATTCCGGATTGTATGATTTAATCGTTCCCAAGGAAAATCTTCTTCGTAAAATTAATGAGTTGATTGATTTTTCTTTCATCTATGAAGAGCTTTTGAGCAAGTACTGCCTGAGCAACGGGCGTAATGCAGAAAGCCCGGTACGAATGTTCAAATACCTGCTTTTGAAAAGTATTTATACCGTTTCTGATGTAGACGTGGTGGAACGTTCGCAGTATGACATGTCCTTTAAATATTTTTTGGAAATGACTCCCGAAGAGGAAGTTATTCATCCCAGTTCGCTTACAAAATTCAGAAAACTGCGTTTGAAAGATACAGATTTGCTGAATATACTGATTGGCAAAACCGTAACGATTGCCATTGAAAAAGGAATCATCAAATCCAAATCAATTATTGTAGATGCTACGCATACTTTGTCGAGAAGCAACCCTTTTTCGACAATCGAAGTATTGCGGGAACGCTCCAAGCTGCTTCGGAAAACCGTTTATCAGTTTGATGAAGAATTTAAAACGACAATGCCTTCCAAAAACAGCGACAACGATGTAAGCAAGGAATTGGATTATTGCAGAGAACTCGAAAAACGCATTGAAAACGAGCCCTCTCTCTGTGAGATTCCTGCCGTAAAGGAGAAGCTGAACCTTCTGAAAGAAATGATGGAGGACACAGGTGAGCAACTGGTTTTTTCAAAAGACAACGATGCCAAAACGGGTCACAAATCTGCAGAGAGTTCATTTTTCGGATACAAAACTCATCTGGCGATGAGCGAAGAGCGAATAATCACGGCAGCGGTGGTAACTTCGGGAGAAAAAGGCGATGGTCCGGAGCTTCCCAAACTATTGAAGATAAGCCAGGATAACGGGATGGAAGTAGATGCCATCATCGGCGATGGTGCTTACAGCGGAAAAGAAAATCTGAAAATTGCAGACCAGCAAAATATTAAGGTAGTAGCTAAGCTCAATCCCTCCATTACCCAAGGTTTTAGAAAAGACGAAGATATATTTGACTACAATAAAGATGCTGACCGTTTTGTTTGTCCTGCAGGGCACTTGGCGATACGCAAAGCACGTCAGAACAAAAAAAATATAGGCAAAAACCAAGTTGACACCTACTATTTTGATGTCGAAAAGTGCAGGGTTTGTCCATTGAAAGAAGGTTGCTATAAGGAGGGTGCAAAAAGTAAAACATATTCTGTTTCCATCAAGTCAGAATTGCATCAGGACCAGATGGCTTTTCAGGAAAGCGATTATTACAAAGAAAAATCGAAACACCGCTATAAAATAGAAGCCAAAAACAGCGAACTTAAAAATGTGCACGGCTATAACAGAGCGATTGCCTATGGAATTGAAAATATGCAAATGCAGGGAGCAATGGCTATTTTCGCAGTCAATTTGAAGAGAATACTGAAATTAATATAG
- a CDS encoding lytic transglycosylase domain-containing protein: protein MKPNFKNIILSSVFLSCSHFVNAQFLAASDTSESSVRKYKNIIEANKEVVTFIEFSMVEKGLPKHLRNLALIESHFNRNVTSSAGAVGVWQFMTAHANQYGLTEDRRNDLYRSTKTAAVSLKNLYKKYNNWVTVVAAYNCGEGNIAKAMQAANSTQYHVFSKYLPAETINHVKKYLNACYATGELSSVLANYNDARTMSLLNSRTTDSQEIALSETEINAGFKLGVIAEELKIDMNDLLGWNPEIVSTLENDGESKFFLPTDLMPDFLMKKNAILSKSIRTK, encoded by the coding sequence ATGAAACCAAATTTCAAAAATATCATTTTAAGCAGTGTATTCCTGAGTTGTTCACATTTTGTGAATGCACAGTTTCTTGCAGCATCAGATACTTCTGAAAGCAGTGTGAGAAAATACAAGAATATCATAGAAGCCAACAAGGAAGTGGTCACCTTTATTGAATTTTCTATGGTTGAAAAAGGTTTGCCAAAGCATTTGAGAAATTTAGCTTTAATTGAATCTCATTTCAATAGAAATGTCACTTCAAGTGCTGGAGCGGTGGGAGTTTGGCAGTTTATGACCGCTCACGCAAATCAATACGGGCTAACAGAAGATCGCCGAAATGATTTGTACAGAAGTACAAAAACAGCCGCCGTTTCACTGAAAAATTTGTATAAAAAATACAATAATTGGGTAACCGTAGTTGCTGCTTATAATTGTGGTGAAGGAAACATTGCCAAAGCAATGCAGGCAGCAAACTCCACACAATATCATGTTTTTTCTAAATATTTGCCTGCAGAAACGATTAACCATGTCAAGAAATATCTCAATGCATGTTACGCAACTGGTGAACTTTCTTCCGTTTTGGCAAATTACAATGATGCAAGAACAATGTCTCTTCTGAATTCGAGAACGACAGATTCTCAGGAAATTGCTTTATCGGAAACGGAAATTAATGCAGGATTTAAGCTGGGTGTAATTGCGGAAGAATTAAAAATTGATATGAATGATCTCTTGGGTTGGAACCCTGAAATTGTAAGCACTTTAGAAAATGATGGAGAAAGCAAGTTCTTTCTTCCCACAGATTTAATGCCCGATTTTTTAATGAAAAAAAATGCAATTCTTTCTAAGTCGATACGTACGAAATAA
- a CDS encoding choice-of-anchor L domain-containing protein, which yields MLNYRLKNYLFLFAVLFISISISGQKRQPPKNIVNETNKKAGVFIDVNAAGYAPSTYTIEQLVKNVLINGGSTCSIPNVSNVTITPNQPTSSDDRFWGYFHKGTTNFPFTDGIVLTTGQARQAGNVASAASYRIPGTGINDADLLAAVPNPDPTKDYNDNVILEFDFVPNSTQIKFNYIFASEEYSGTFPCDYSDAFALLIKPVSGGPYVNLAVLPNNAGPVAMTNIHPIINGAFGCPAINEMYFGGYNSFPNIVTNYDGRTVPLTAVGTVTPGVAYHFKMVLSDYNDWSYDSAVFIEGGSFDIGIKLVDNTGALLPATLNVCDNIPQTLVAQVSGITGATYQWYKDGVLIPGATNPTYIATAPGVYTIKVNVPGSTCPAEATITIIGGTSPAAQNAILKICTTPAVSNFNLNDAKPQISTTAGAIFRFYTNQADAQAQNANFIPDANLASYNGTDGQVLHVVVSNGTFCSKLVTLTLRKEATPVAELIATRLKICVGESVVLTASGGVTYQWNNSTTTSAVQTLSPTQTTTYTVYAIGAQGCKSLQPATVIVEVVPAITSNLSGGFICSGDRITLDAGAGPSYSYIWSNGATTQTIVAETPGIYFVDISNGVCTKRYTTEVKQALIPEIINVDYSPSGTLVVTASNLSGGVLEYSADNGVNWQGSNVFNNIPNNKIISIRVRVKTTSCVGVLEYFTFIMQNVITPNGDNVNDMIDFRGVSDYNKFQASISDRYGKVVFKAEKTRPFWDGYFQGKKLPTASYWYQVTFEDPASKKLTVKTGWILLKNFE from the coding sequence ATGTTAAATTATAGACTAAAAAATTACCTTTTTCTTTTCGCGGTATTATTTATTTCGATTTCGATTTCTGGCCAAAAAAGGCAACCTCCGAAAAACATAGTTAACGAAACTAATAAAAAAGCAGGAGTATTTATCGATGTAAATGCTGCAGGATACGCGCCATCTACTTACACTATAGAGCAACTTGTTAAGAATGTTTTGATTAATGGAGGATCTACTTGCTCAATACCCAATGTATCGAATGTAACAATTACTCCTAATCAACCAACGTCTAGTGACGATCGATTTTGGGGGTATTTTCATAAGGGAACAACTAATTTTCCTTTTACTGATGGTATCGTTTTAACGACAGGTCAGGCAAGGCAAGCTGGTAACGTTGCCTCTGCTGCGAGCTATAGAATACCAGGAACAGGGATTAACGATGCTGATTTATTGGCAGCAGTTCCTAATCCTGATCCTACTAAGGATTATAATGATAATGTTATATTGGAGTTTGATTTTGTACCCAACTCTACTCAAATAAAATTTAATTATATTTTTGCTTCTGAAGAATATTCCGGAACTTTTCCTTGCGATTATTCAGATGCATTTGCTTTATTAATAAAACCTGTATCTGGAGGCCCTTACGTAAATTTGGCTGTTTTACCGAATAATGCCGGGCCTGTTGCAATGACAAATATCCATCCTATAATCAATGGAGCTTTTGGCTGCCCTGCGATCAATGAAATGTATTTTGGAGGGTATAATTCATTTCCTAATATTGTAACAAATTATGATGGTAGAACTGTTCCTTTAACTGCAGTAGGGACTGTAACGCCGGGAGTTGCCTATCATTTTAAAATGGTTTTGTCTGATTACAATGACTGGAGTTATGATTCTGCGGTATTTATTGAGGGAGGATCTTTTGATATAGGTATTAAACTAGTAGATAATACTGGTGCTTTATTACCTGCAACACTTAATGTATGTGATAATATTCCTCAGACTTTAGTGGCTCAAGTTTCAGGGATTACTGGAGCTACTTATCAATGGTATAAAGATGGAGTATTAATACCGGGAGCAACGAACCCTACTTATATTGCAACTGCACCGGGTGTTTATACAATTAAAGTGAATGTGCCAGGATCAACATGTCCTGCTGAAGCAACAATTACAATTATAGGTGGAACAAGCCCTGCAGCTCAAAATGCAATATTAAAGATTTGTACAACGCCAGCGGTGAGTAATTTTAATTTAAATGATGCTAAACCTCAAATTAGTACAACAGCTGGAGCAATATTTCGTTTCTATACTAATCAAGCTGATGCTCAAGCTCAAAATGCCAATTTTATTCCTGATGCAAACTTAGCGTCATACAACGGAACAGATGGTCAGGTTTTACACGTTGTCGTATCCAATGGAACTTTTTGTAGTAAACTGGTTACTTTAACGTTGCGTAAAGAAGCGACTCCCGTTGCAGAGCTTATTGCTACAAGATTAAAAATTTGTGTCGGAGAGTCTGTTGTTTTAACTGCTTCAGGAGGAGTTACTTACCAATGGAATAATTCTACAACAACGAGTGCGGTACAAACACTTTCGCCAACTCAAACTACTACTTACACAGTGTACGCGATTGGAGCTCAGGGATGTAAATCATTACAGCCGGCAACCGTTATTGTGGAAGTGGTACCTGCTATTACTTCTAATCTTTCAGGTGGATTTATTTGCTCGGGGGATAGGATTACTTTAGATGCCGGTGCGGGACCAAGCTATTCATATATTTGGAGCAATGGTGCTACTACACAGACTATTGTAGCAGAAACTCCTGGAATTTATTTTGTGGATATTAGCAACGGTGTATGCACTAAAAGATATACAACAGAAGTAAAACAAGCACTTATACCTGAAATTATCAATGTAGATTACAGCCCGAGTGGTACGTTGGTTGTTACCGCCTCCAACTTGAGTGGTGGTGTACTTGAATATTCAGCAGATAATGGAGTAAATTGGCAAGGTTCTAATGTATTTAATAATATTCCGAACAATAAAATAATTTCTATAAGAGTTCGAGTAAAAACAACGAGCTGTGTAGGAGTCTTAGAATACTTTACTTTTATTATGCAGAATGTAATTACTCCAAACGGAGATAATGTAAATGATATGATTGATTTTAGAGGAGTAAGTGATTACAATAAATTCCAGGCATCAATTTCAGACCGATATGGTAAAGTAGTATTTAAAGCTGAAAAGACAAGACCTTTTTGGGATGGTTATTTCCAGGGTAAAAAACTGCCGACAGCCTCTTACTGGTATCAGGTGACGTTTGAAGACCCTGCAAGTAAGAAACTTACTGTAAAAACAGGATGGATTTTACTTAAGAATTTTGAATAA
- a CDS encoding choice-of-anchor L domain-containing protein has protein sequence MLNGRLQYLLLVLMLLGNFTFSQQRKISKSISKPSSLTMKAGAFIDVNTANYPESSYSMTQLVKDVLISGGSACSTANVSNVVVSPNLSAGDQTRSWGFFNKGTTNFPFSRGIVLTTGQARKAGNSYIAPFLQDVLPTQGDVDLAAALSVPNSVLKDASYIEFDFVPTTTEVTFRYLFATEEYDSDFPCNIGDGFALLLKKASDPTYTNLAVLPGGAGPVSVRNIRPATEFDGSTLACGALNATYFAGYNYNNIETNFNGRTIPLTAKATVVPGQTYHFKMVLADYQDSLYDSGVFLEAGSFDIGVQILGPGGVQLPASINVCDNAPQTFTASTQVPGATYVWYLNNGVIPGATNASYTATQPGVYKVEVMFPGSSCPGSATVTIVGGTSPTVQNATLTSCFAVGNVNFNLTSAEANISTTPGVSFSYYVNQADANAGNTSTIATPTTFSSAGGQTIYVLVKNGFCSKVAQLQLVKAPQITATIATPTTLTCTNTQVTLNASASVYPVGSTFAWTTTGGNIVSGGNTLNPIVNTAGTYTLTISNTYQPGTVVCTGTANVTVLGDSTPPTTTLTATKILICAGETVTLTAGGGTTYTWTGLTGTGNTQTVTPATTTTYTVIAQGANGCTSTAPATITIEVSQPITVQNATLLKCYQQGNITYDLTSAQPQMTTVGTATFAYYVLQADANAGNGNTIAAPTTFQSPGNQTIFVLVKNGGCSYVVTLQLLTTAVTNLTIVAPQTITCTVPQITLNAAGSTVPVGSTILWTTVGGSIVSGANTLSPVVNAEGAYTLTVTNVTQPGNLTCTFTATVNVIQDTALPFPNLTSTFQQICPGESVTLTATGGASYNWGNGLTGNGNTQVVSPANTTIYSVFAVGANGCVSAAPATITIIVGPPTAFLAASKAKICAGESVTLTASGGFTYNWTGLTGNGNTQVVTPAVTTTYEVFALGGNGCVSTISAKITIEVVPAIVSTLADVYVCAGDPATLDAGAGPNYTYLWSNGATTQTITTNVPGSYSVEIINGTCSRLFTAQIINPDLPQFTNVVYDKEMLTITASNPTGGVLEYSIDGGVNWQLSNIFYNVLKNSNYNLVVKTQGAKCSTSLEFFTFVLNNAITPNNDGANDYIDFNGIIGYKNFAASIFDRYGAELFKADKSNTRWNGSLKGINLPTGTYWYRVQWENPASKKLELKSGWILLKNRD, from the coding sequence ATGTTAAATGGTAGATTACAATATTTGCTTCTTGTTTTGATGCTTCTTGGTAACTTCACTTTTTCCCAACAGAGAAAAATAAGTAAAAGTATCAGCAAGCCATCAAGTCTTACGATGAAAGCAGGGGCATTTATTGATGTCAATACAGCAAATTACCCCGAATCTTCTTACAGTATGACACAATTGGTAAAAGATGTGCTTATTTCCGGAGGTTCTGCTTGTTCTACGGCAAATGTTTCAAATGTCGTAGTTTCTCCAAATTTATCGGCAGGCGACCAAACCAGAAGTTGGGGTTTTTTTAATAAAGGAACTACAAATTTCCCTTTTTCTAGAGGTATTGTACTTACTACAGGTCAGGCGAGAAAAGCCGGAAATTCTTATATCGCACCATTTCTTCAAGATGTTTTGCCAACGCAGGGAGATGTTGATTTGGCTGCTGCTTTGTCAGTACCAAATAGTGTACTAAAAGATGCCAGCTATATTGAGTTTGACTTTGTACCTACAACAACAGAAGTAACTTTCAGATATCTATTTGCAACAGAAGAATATGATAGCGATTTCCCTTGTAACATTGGAGATGGTTTTGCTTTATTACTGAAAAAAGCGAGTGATCCTACGTATACAAATTTAGCTGTTTTGCCTGGTGGTGCTGGTCCAGTAAGTGTTAGAAATATTAGACCCGCAACAGAATTTGATGGCTCTACTTTAGCATGTGGAGCTTTAAATGCAACCTATTTTGCAGGTTATAATTACAATAATATTGAAACTAACTTTAACGGACGTACAATTCCTTTAACCGCAAAAGCAACTGTTGTACCAGGACAAACTTATCATTTTAAAATGGTTTTGGCAGATTATCAGGATTCTCTTTATGATTCTGGTGTATTTTTAGAAGCAGGCTCTTTCGATATAGGGGTACAGATTTTAGGTCCGGGAGGTGTACAGTTACCTGCATCAATTAATGTTTGTGATAATGCTCCGCAGACGTTCACGGCTTCTACGCAGGTTCCTGGCGCAACTTATGTTTGGTATCTAAATAACGGGGTTATTCCTGGCGCAACCAATGCTTCTTATACAGCGACACAACCTGGAGTTTATAAAGTTGAGGTTATGTTTCCGGGTAGCTCATGTCCTGGTTCAGCTACAGTAACGATTGTCGGAGGAACATCTCCTACTGTACAAAACGCAACATTGACCAGTTGTTTTGCAGTAGGAAATGTTAATTTTAATCTGACATCAGCTGAAGCAAACATCAGCACAACTCCGGGAGTTAGCTTTTCATATTATGTAAATCAAGCAGATGCTAATGCGGGGAATACAAGTACAATTGCGACGCCTACTACATTTTCAAGTGCCGGAGGTCAGACAATTTATGTATTGGTAAAAAATGGATTCTGCTCTAAGGTGGCACAACTTCAATTGGTAAAAGCTCCGCAGATCACAGCAACTATTGCAACACCAACAACTTTAACCTGTACCAATACTCAGGTAACACTTAATGCTTCGGCATCAGTATATCCTGTCGGTTCTACCTTTGCATGGACAACTACTGGTGGTAATATCGTATCGGGAGGTAACACTTTAAACCCGATAGTTAATACAGCAGGAACTTATACTTTAACTATTTCAAATACATATCAGCCTGGAACTGTTGTTTGTACTGGAACTGCAAATGTAACCGTTTTGGGAGATAGTACCCCACCAACAACAACGCTTACTGCGACCAAAATATTGATTTGTGCAGGAGAAACTGTAACACTTACTGCAGGAGGCGGTACTACTTATACTTGGACAGGGCTTACCGGAACAGGAAATACACAAACAGTAACTCCTGCCACAACAACGACTTATACGGTTATTGCACAGGGAGCAAACGGATGTACTTCTACAGCACCTGCAACAATAACGATTGAAGTTTCGCAGCCAATAACTGTACAGAATGCGACACTCTTGAAATGTTATCAACAAGGAAATATTACTTATGATTTAACATCTGCACAACCACAAATGACCACTGTAGGAACTGCAACCTTTGCTTATTATGTGCTTCAAGCAGATGCCAATGCTGGAAATGGTAACACAATTGCTGCTCCTACAACATTTCAAAGTCCAGGTAATCAAACTATTTTTGTATTAGTTAAAAATGGAGGATGTAGCTATGTGGTAACTTTACAGTTGTTGACTACAGCGGTTACAAATCTTACAATAGTAGCTCCACAAACAATTACCTGTACAGTTCCTCAGATAACACTTAATGCAGCGGGATCTACAGTTCCTGTAGGATCAACGATTCTTTGGACAACGGTAGGAGGAAGTATTGTCTCGGGAGCTAATACTTTAAGTCCTGTAGTTAATGCAGAAGGTGCTTATACATTAACGGTAACGAATGTTACTCAGCCTGGAAATTTAACGTGTACTTTTACGGCAACAGTAAATGTAATACAAGATACGGCTTTACCTTTTCCTAATTTAACTTCAACATTTCAGCAAATATGCCCAGGAGAATCTGTAACATTAACTGCTACTGGAGGAGCTAGCTATAATTGGGGTAATGGTCTTACAGGTAATGGTAATACACAAGTTGTGTCACCAGCAAACACAACCATATATAGTGTATTTGCAGTTGGTGCAAATGGATGTGTATCCGCAGCTCCAGCAACAATTACAATAATTGTAGGACCACCAACAGCTTTTTTAGCAGCATCAAAAGCCAAAATTTGTGCTGGTGAGTCTGTAACATTAACAGCAAGTGGTGGATTCACCTACAACTGGACAGGTCTTACCGGAAATGGAAATACGCAGGTTGTAACCCCAGCAGTTACCACAACATATGAAGTTTTTGCATTGGGTGGGAATGGTTGTGTATCAACTATATCTGCAAAAATTACAATAGAAGTTGTTCCGGCAATCGTATCTACCTTAGCAGATGTATATGTTTGTGCTGGAGACCCTGCAACATTGGATGCAGGAGCAGGACCCAATTACACTTATCTTTGGAGTAATGGTGCAACTACGCAGACAATAACGACAAATGTTCCGGGATCTTATTCTGTGGAAATAATCAATGGTACTTGTTCTAGACTGTTTACCGCACAGATTATTAACCCTGACCTTCCACAATTTACGAATGTAGTGTACGATAAGGAGATGCTTACCATTACGGCTTCAAACCCTACTGGTGGAGTGTTGGAATATTCTATTGACGGAGGGGTAAACTGGCAACTTTCGAATATATTTTATAATGTATTAAAAAATAGCAATTACAATTTAGTAGTAAAAACACAGGGTGCAAAATGTAGTACCTCATTAGAGTTCTTTACTTTCGTTTTAAATAATGCTATTACTCCAAATAATGATGGGGCAAATGATTACATTGATTTTAATGGAATTATCGGTTATAAAAACTTTGCAGCTTCAATATTTGATAGATACGGCGCCGAATTATTTAAAGCAGACAAATCAAATACCAGATGGAATGGTTCTTTAAAAGGTATTAATTTACCTACAGGAACGTATTGGTACCGCGTACAATGGGAAAATCCAGCGAGTAAAAAACTGGAGTTAAAATCCGGATGGATTCTTCTGAAAAATAGAGATTAA
- a CDS encoding ATP-dependent Clp protease ATP-binding subunit, producing MGVLVTNETVKQLFHIAQSIARENYNATYDGPHILQALMHKDIGLNEFLKTIDKDPGYFYEWADVRIEDYPKTTHLPAEVGEGESVDQILEEADDIRLKLGLDEITPICILTAIVKPQVAFTLQQLKSLPLREHEIFNLYRKDTPFATSDNSDISSLFGGSSDFSDSSFPSIKSYCIDRTAQARNGDIENIIGRDKELRMLVEILCRRTKPNVIIVGEPGVGKTALVEGFATEIIKGNVPEMLKNATLLELDTGALLAGTSYKGEIEDRLKKVINECKKIEKAVLFIDEIHTLLDPKGSIGNIGNILKPELARGEITVIGATTQEEYRKIIEPEQAFNRRFEVLTVLEPDEKTCVKMIDVLLDGYKKHHGIEVEKTAIRECVRLAKRYAKGKKLPDAAIDLLDRTMAAIKMLDELSEKELESWKEIYENILEEEYFDDKDKADELIWNYNLLRDKISPILWGSLSEQPQIDNSMPVEHIQKIIEETYAELLEHAAKKREKVDRLELAAVMAAKTNIPIGKIQAQEKEKLLNMEGLLMNRVVGQDHALKILSDAIVENRSGLNKPGQPIGSFFLLGPTGTGKTELAKSMAELLFNDEKAMVRFDMSEFKEEHSAALLYGAPPGYVGYEEGGMLVNKIRQQPYTVVLFDEIEKAHHSVFDVFLQIMDEGKVHDKLGKEGDFSNALILFTSNIGSEEIVKQFEEGKIPESNSLMQIMSNSGKFRPEFLARITEIIPFAPITESIAERIFNIQLKSLHNSLTRLGMSLKISDEAVKNLALNGFSSKYGARQISGVIRSQLARPISKMIVREEVKSGQNLSVDWNTEEEKISWKVD from the coding sequence ATGGGAGTACTTGTTACCAACGAGACAGTAAAGCAGCTGTTTCATATTGCACAGTCAATTGCCAGAGAAAATTATAACGCGACTTACGATGGTCCGCATATTCTGCAGGCTTTAATGCATAAAGATATCGGTTTAAATGAGTTTTTGAAAACCATAGATAAAGATCCTGGATATTTTTACGAATGGGCAGATGTGCGCATAGAAGATTATCCGAAAACGACCCATCTTCCGGCAGAAGTTGGAGAAGGAGAGTCTGTAGATCAAATTTTAGAAGAAGCGGATGATATTCGTTTAAAGCTTGGCTTAGATGAGATTACTCCAATCTGTATTCTTACCGCAATTGTAAAACCACAGGTTGCTTTTACATTACAGCAATTAAAGTCACTTCCTTTAAGAGAACACGAAATCTTTAATTTATACCGAAAAGATACTCCTTTTGCTACTTCAGATAATAGCGATATTTCTTCTCTGTTTGGAGGTTCTTCAGACTTTTCAGATTCTTCTTTTCCTTCCATTAAAAGTTATTGTATAGACCGAACTGCACAGGCGAGAAACGGCGATATAGAAAATATTATAGGTAGGGATAAAGAACTGAGAATGCTGGTTGAAATCCTTTGTAGAAGAACAAAGCCTAATGTAATTATCGTAGGCGAACCCGGAGTGGGGAAAACTGCTTTGGTGGAAGGTTTTGCAACAGAAATCATCAAAGGAAATGTTCCCGAAATGCTTAAAAATGCTACTTTGCTGGAACTTGATACTGGTGCTTTACTGGCTGGAACTTCTTATAAAGGTGAAATTGAAGATCGTCTGAAAAAAGTAATCAACGAATGTAAAAAAATTGAAAAAGCAGTTTTATTTATTGATGAAATTCACACACTTTTAGATCCAAAAGGGAGCATCGGAAATATTGGAAATATCCTTAAGCCAGAATTGGCAAGAGGTGAAATTACCGTAATCGGAGCGACTACTCAGGAAGAATACAGGAAAATTATTGAACCAGAACAAGCTTTTAACCGACGTTTTGAAGTGTTGACAGTGCTTGAACCAGATGAAAAGACTTGCGTGAAAATGATTGATGTCTTATTGGATGGTTATAAAAAGCACCACGGAATTGAAGTCGAAAAAACAGCAATTCGTGAATGTGTACGTTTGGCAAAACGCTATGCAAAAGGTAAAAAACTTCCCGATGCAGCAATTGATCTTTTAGACCGAACAATGGCGGCAATAAAAATGCTTGATGAGCTTTCTGAAAAAGAACTCGAAAGCTGGAAAGAAATCTATGAAAATATTTTAGAAGAAGAATATTTTGATGATAAAGATAAAGCCGACGAATTGATATGGAACTACAATTTGTTAAGAGATAAAATCAGCCCAATTTTGTGGGGATCTTTAAGTGAACAACCACAAATAGATAATTCGATGCCGGTAGAGCATATTCAGAAAATTATAGAAGAAACCTATGCTGAACTTTTGGAACATGCAGCTAAAAAACGAGAAAAAGTAGATCGTTTAGAATTGGCAGCAGTAATGGCGGCAAAAACCAATATTCCAATCGGAAAAATTCAGGCTCAGGAAAAAGAGAAATTGCTGAATATGGAAGGCCTTCTAATGAACAGAGTTGTTGGTCAGGATCACGCTTTGAAAATACTTTCAGATGCTATTGTTGAAAACCGAAGTGGTTTAAATAAACCAGGACAACCAATCGGATCATTCTTTCTTCTAGGACCCACCGGAACAGGAAAAACAGAATTAGCAAAATCAATGGCAGAATTGCTTTTCAACGATGAAAAAGCGATGGTGCGTTTCGATATGTCAGAATTTAAAGAAGAACATTCTGCAGCTCTTTTGTATGGAGCGCCTCCTGGTTACGTTGGTTACGAAGAAGGTGGAATGTTGGTAAACAAAATAAGACAGCAACCTTATACCGTAGTTTTGTTTGATGAAATTGAAAAAGCGCATCATTCGGTTTTTGATGTGTTTTTACAGATCATGGACGAAGGAAAAGTTCATGATAAGCTTGGAAAAGAAGGAGATTTTAGCAATGCTTTAATTTTGTTTACTTCAAATATCGGTAGCGAAGAAATTGTAAAACAGTTTGAAGAAGGAAAAATTCCGGAATCTAATTCATTGATGCAGATCATGTCTAATTCTGGGAAATTCAGACCCGAATTTTTGGCGAGAATTACAGAAATTATTCCGTTTGCTCCAATTACAGAATCGATTGCAGAAAGAATCTTTAATATTCAGTTAAAATCACTTCACAATTCATTAACAAGATTGGGAATGAGTTTGAAAATTAGTGATGAAGCTGTGAAAAATTTAGCATTAAACGGATTTAGCAGTAAATACGGAGCAAGACAGATTTCCGGTGTAATCAGATCGCAATTGGCAAGACCGATTTCGAAAATGATCGTAAGAGAAGAAGTAAAATCAGGACAAAATCTTTCTGTAGACTGGAATACCGAAGAAGAAAAAATCAGCTGGAAAGTTGATTAA